TGTGAAGACTTCTTCAAGTCACCACATCAGCATCATCCCAACAGGTGGATGCGCGCGGCCGTGAGCGAGAAGGATCGGCAGCGACGGTCACGTGGTGCGGCGGCGCCTTCCGGGCGTCACCGCACCAGGTGACGACCATCCCCACGCGGCAGGGAGCGAGCACCGATGCGGGTCCCCCTCTACCAGGCCAAGGCGGAGTTCTTCCGCATGCTGGGACACCCCGTGCGCATCAGGGTCCTCGAGCTGCTGCAACACGGCCCGGTCCCGGTGCGGGACCTGCTCGCCGACCTCGACATCGAGCCGTCCAGCCTGTCGCAGCAGCTGGCCGTCCTGCGTCGTTCCGGCATCGTGGTGTCCATCCGCGAGGGCTCCACCGTCAGTTACGCGCTGGCCGGCGGTGACGTCGCGGAGCTGCTGCGCGCGGCCCGCCGCATCCTCACGGAGCTACTGGCCGGGCAGAACGAACTCCTGGTCGAACTGCGGCAGAACGACACGTCCCTGCCACCGGTGTCCTCCGGCGGCTGACCCTGTGCGGGGCTGTGGGCCGCGCGGCCCCGTCACCCTTTCTCGGGCGGCACACCGACCAGTTTCGTCAGGAACCGGTCGACCTGCTCCTCCAACGGGGGCCAGGGCAGCTCGGGTTGGTTGACGCGCAGTGACACCGCGCCATGGACGGCCGTCCGCAGATCCAGGGACACGGTCTCGACGTCGCCCCGAGGCGCCAGCCCGGCGTCCATGCAGCGACGGATCGCCGCGGTCGTGCGCCCGGCCATCTCCTCCTTGAAGGACATGTCCGTGCGCCGGTTGAGCGTGCTCTCGTGCAACACCTTGTACAGCCCCGGGTGCTCGCGGGACCACGCCCCGAGCAGCGCGGTGCGGGCGCGCAACGCGGCCACCGGGTCGGTGGCACCCGACTCCGCCTCGTCCACCGCGCGCAGCAGGTCCGTGTGGCAGCGCTCCAACGCGGCCAGCACCAGCGCGTCGCGGTCGGCGAAGTGGATGTAGACGGACGTCGCGGCGATGCCCACCTCGCGAGCGACGGCACGCAGCGACAGGGCCTCGTCGTCCGCGAGCTCGTCCAGCAGCCGCAGCGTCGCGTCGACGATCTCGGCGCGCAGCCGCTCGCCCTGGCCCCGCGGGTTGCGGCCGCGTGAGGTGGTCCGGGCGGCCTTCCGGGCCGGGGTGGTCGCGTCCATGGTTCGGCATTGTAGGGGACGCTCTGTAGGGCTACAGTCGTAGCACTACAGGCGTTCACCTATGGGGGAGTCCGCCATGACACTGCCGACCCAGAGCACGATCGTCGAGCTGGACCCGGCGTTCGCGGAGATGGCTGCCGCGAGCTTTCGACTCGCCGGCGAGGGCCCGGAGCTGACGCCACGCGAGCGCATCCTGCTCAGCCTCGTCGCCGACGTGTGCGAACAGGTCCTCGGAATGCCGTACGAACTGCATGTGCGAGCCGCCCTCGACCAGGGCGTCGACGCCGACGACCTGCGCGAACTGCTCCGCTTCATCTCCTACGACAGCGGATACCCGGCGGCGCTGGCCGCGCTCGTGCGGCTGGCCGAGATCGAGCGCGAGCACGGCCTGCCCGGACCGACCGGCAAGGGCCACGAGGTGAACGCGGACGGCACGGGCAGCCCGCTTCCCGCGGCGATGCGCGCCCAGGTCCAAGCCCTCGACCCTGGCCTGGCCGACTACATGGACCTGCAGTCGCGCATGCGGGCCGACATGTCCCGCATCAGCGTCCGCGAACGGGCGTTCGCCACCATGACGGTGGACGTCCTCTACCAGACCCTCCAGGAAAGCTTCCGCGCTCACGTCGGCCGCGCACTGGGCGCGGGGGCGACACCGGATGAGGTCCGCGCCGCCGTCCGCGTCACCGCGCCCTTCGGAATGACACGGACCTGGCGTGCCTTGAACGTCCTCGACGCGCTGCTCGCCGAGCGGGAGGAACAGGAGGGGAAGCGGACGCCCGGCGCCGCCTGACCTTCCTCGCCCGCGCCAGGGTTGTCTCACCGGTGCAACTCACGGTCTGGACGGTGTCCTCATCGGCCTGCACGAGCCCCGGTCGCCGGGACGGAGTTCTCGTCCGCCGAGGCCGACAACATCACCTACCGTGCCGTCCCGCCTCCCGCGCCTGCGCGAAGATGCGGTGAGGCGGGCTGCCACAGCTCGATCCGATTGCCCTCGGGATCGGTGACCCAACCGAATCGACCGACACCTTCCATGTCCTGCGTCTCTTCGGCCACGTCCGCTCCCTTGGCGCGCAATTGCGCGAGCATCGCATCCAGGTCGCGGACCCGGAAGTTGAGCATGGCCTGCTGGGCGCGGGACCCGAAGTAGTCGGTCTCGGACTCGAACGTCGCGAACACCGTCGGCCCGGTCTCCTGACGCCACAGTCCGTTCTCGTCGGCGTCCAGGCCCAGGCAGTCGCGGTACCACGCGTTCAGGGACGCCGGGTCGGCGGCCCGCATGAAGTACCCACCGATACCAAGCACATGTTCCATGCCGCCATCTTGTCAGGACCGTGATCGGGCGGGCCGGCACCACACCATCGCCCGCTTCACACCCTCGTCTCGACGCGCGGGTCTCGGCCGGCCGTCCGTGAACCACGGCCAGGCTCACAGCGCGGCTTCGACGACGAAGAACTGGGCGTCCGTGCCCGAGCGGGGTTCGACGACGACCTCCGCGCCCGCGACGGTGCTTGGGTTCCATGCGTACGGCGAAGTGGTTCTGCCGGGCGGAAGCACTGGACCTCCGGGAGAACGGCGACCGGGTGCGGGCCGGGGTCGACACACTGTGCATGGAGTACGGGGTGGGTGCGTGACGGCGCCCTCGTGGAGTGCGGCGGCGCTCACTTCCCGCAGGTGGTGCGGCTGGAGCGGGACATCGACGGCGGCTACCGCGTCGTGGCGCAGGAGGAGGCGCCGGACGGTGCCGGTTACGCCGCGTGGGAGGAGAACCACTTCAGCTTCGTCTCCGAGTCCCGGCTCGACGACGCCGCCGGGACGCCCGCCGCTCTGGAGACCGCGGCTCGCGCGCACTTCGGACTGCCCGTCGGCGCACCGGTCGAGGACTGCTGAGCCCAGCCCCTTCCGCCTGGCCGTCCGCACAGGCAGACCTTCTCGTACGGCACGTCGGCCCGATACCTGTGTCAGGTCGACGCGCCACTGGACGGTGGCGGAGGTGGGTTCGCCCTGAAGTGCTGCCGACTTGCCGGTAGGCGGCCTGAAGAGACGGGCGTTTCTCAGATGACGCCCGGGGCGGCAGGCGGGACGCGCGGATGCCTGGGAAAGAGGTGGCGCACGCCGCGTCCGCACAGGTCGAGGGCGAGTTCACAGAACATGGCATTGGCCCAGCCGAACCAGTCCCGGGTGAACCGGCCGGGGTCGTCGACATGGAAACTCTCGTGCATCAGCCCGGTGTCCGCGGTGGTGACCGCCAGTGTGTCCAGAGCCCGCGCCGCGTCGCTCTCGTCGCCTGTCAGGCCGGCGACGGCGATCGCCAGCGGCCAGACGTGCCGGTCCGGGGTGTGCGCACTGCCCACCCCGGACGCGAACCTGCCGCGGAAGTAGGAGGAGTTCGCGTCGGACAGCACGAGCCGCCGAGTGGACCGGTACAGCGGGTCGTCCCGGGCGCACCAGCCGCTGAGGGGGAGGCTCAGCAGGCTGGGGAGATTGGCGTCGTCGCCCAGCAGGACATGGCCCCGGCCGTCCACCTCGTACGCCAGCACGGACGTGCCGCCCGCCTCCACCACCGCGGTCGCCAGGATTCCCGCGTCGATCTCGTCCGCCAGCGCCAACGACGTCCGGGCGAGTTCCGTGTCGTGCAGGACACACTCGGCCAGTGCGGCCAGGCCGTGCAGGCATGTCGACGCCATCGCGTTGGCCGGCACGAGATAGCCGTACGTGCAGCGGTCGTCGCTCGGCCGGAAGCCCGACCACGTCATACCGGTCCACGCCACCGGCGCGCCGCGGCCGCCGAGCGGAAGGGTGTCCGACGAGAAGGGGCCGGAGGGCCGGACGAATCGATACGGTGACCGCTCGTGCGCCTGCTCGACACGCCAGGTTCGGACGATCGTCCACGCGGCGCGGCGAAAGCCGTCGTCCAGGTGGTCCACGCGACCGGTCGCCTGCCAGAGCGCGTACGCCAACTGAAGTGGCGCGCACAGCGAGTCGAGCTCGTACTTGCGCTCCCAGACCCAACTTCCCACTGCGGGACGGTCGGTGGGCTCGCCGTGCGCGTCGGTGGGGCCGTCGTTGAAGGCATTCGCGTACGGGTCCAGCAGGACGCAGCGGATCTGACGCCGCGACACGCCGACCAGGACATCTCCGATCCGGGGATCCGCGGCCAGGGCCAGGTAGGGACGCATCTGGGCGGTGCTGTCGCGCAACCACATCGCCGGTATGTCGCCGGTCCTGACGAAGACC
This portion of the Streptomyces mirabilis genome encodes:
- a CDS encoding ArsR/SmtB family transcription factor, encoding MRVPLYQAKAEFFRMLGHPVRIRVLELLQHGPVPVRDLLADLDIEPSSLSQQLAVLRRSGIVVSIREGSTVSYALAGGDVAELLRAARRILTELLAGQNELLVELRQNDTSLPPVSSGG
- a CDS encoding TetR/AcrR family transcriptional regulator, encoding MDATTPARKAARTTSRGRNPRGQGERLRAEIVDATLRLLDELADDEALSLRAVAREVGIAATSVYIHFADRDALVLAALERCHTDLLRAVDEAESGATDPVAALRARTALLGAWSREHPGLYKVLHESTLNRRTDMSFKEEMAGRTTAAIRRCMDAGLAPRGDVETVSLDLRTAVHGAVSLRVNQPELPWPPLEEQVDRFLTKLVGVPPEKG
- a CDS encoding carboxymuconolactone decarboxylase family protein, which translates into the protein MTLPTQSTIVELDPAFAEMAAASFRLAGEGPELTPRERILLSLVADVCEQVLGMPYELHVRAALDQGVDADDLRELLRFISYDSGYPAALAALVRLAEIEREHGLPGPTGKGHEVNADGTGSPLPAAMRAQVQALDPGLADYMDLQSRMRADMSRISVRERAFATMTVDVLYQTLQESFRAHVGRALGAGATPDEVRAAVRVTAPFGMTRTWRALNVLDALLAEREEQEGKRTPGAA
- a CDS encoding VOC family protein, translated to MEHVLGIGGYFMRAADPASLNAWYRDCLGLDADENGLWRQETGPTVFATFESETDYFGSRAQQAMLNFRVRDLDAMLAQLRAKGADVAEETQDMEGVGRFGWVTDPEGNRIELWQPASPHLRAGAGGGTAR
- a CDS encoding glycoside hydrolase family 125 protein produces the protein MVTFPIPESPPPWSIPESLRTLGGKLATELRGTGPAADIIESCLTNTWVTSMSWGTPATPGAAEVFVRTGDIPAMWLRDSTAQMRPYLALAADPRIGDVLVGVSRRQIRCVLLDPYANAFNDGPTDAHGEPTDRPAVGSWVWERKYELDSLCAPLQLAYALWQATGRVDHLDDGFRRAAWTIVRTWRVEQAHERSPYRFVRPSGPFSSDTLPLGGRGAPVAWTGMTWSGFRPSDDRCTYGYLVPANAMASTCLHGLAALAECVLHDTELARTSLALADEIDAGILATAVVEAGGTSVLAYEVDGRGHVLLGDDANLPSLLSLPLSGWCARDDPLYRSTRRLVLSDANSSYFRGRFASGVGSAHTPDRHVWPLAIAVAGLTGDESDAARALDTLAVTTADTGLMHESFHVDDPGRFTRDWFGWANAMFCELALDLCGRGVRHLFPRHPRVPPAAPGVI